A section of the Brienomyrus brachyistius isolate T26 unplaced genomic scaffold, BBRACH_0.4 scaffold47, whole genome shotgun sequence genome encodes:
- the g3bp2a gene encoding LOW QUALITY PROTEIN: ras GTPase-activating protein-binding protein 2 (The sequence of the model RefSeq protein was modified relative to this genomic sequence to represent the inferred CDS: deleted 1 base in 1 codon): MPSRFPPCFRLFTKEMVMEKPSPLLVGREFVRQYYTLLNKAPDFLHRFYGRNSSYVHGGLDANGKLAEAVYGQAEIHKKVMSLQFSECHTKIRHVDAHATLSDGVVVQVMGELSNAGQPMRKFMQTFVLAPEGSVANKFYVHNDIFRYEDEVFGDSEAELDEESEEEAEEEQEERRPSPEPIQDSPNSSPYYESHPVANGVEEPPEEPAPEAEPEPEPEQKVEELKPEIEEKVPEELEEKAPSPVPVESPPNTQEPPKTFSWASVTSKNLPPSGTVTPYGISPHVVKAPSSQPRVEAKQDSPAAPLRVRDQRTRERPAFISRGPRPDGATSEPQVGKPPFSFVSKGRGESEGSEMDSRRPVRYPDSHQLFVGKPASRHRRDELKEFFMNYGNVVELRINTKGVGGKLPNFGFVVFDDSDPVQRILGAKPIMFRGEVRLNVEEKKTRAMRERETRPGGADDRRDLRRNDRGPGGPRGVVGNGMMRDRDGRGPLPRGGMAAKPGLGSGRGESRFATQRR; this comes from the exons ATGCCCAGTCGGTTTCCCCCG TGCTTCAGACTGTTTACCAAAGAAATGGTGATGGAGAAGCCAAGTCCCCTGCTGGTCGGGCGGGAGTTCGTGAGGCAGTATTACACACTCTTAAACAAAGCGCCGGATTTCCTGCACAG GTTCTACGGCAGAAACTCCTCCTATGTTCATGGCGGACTGGATGCCAATGGCAAGCTGGCGGAGGCAGTATACGGCCAGGCT GAGATCCACAAGAAGGTGATGTCCCTGCAGTTCAGCGAATGCCACACGAAGATCCGGCACGTGGACGCACACGCCACCCTGAGTGACGGCGTGGTCGTCCAGGTGATGGGGGAGCTCTCCAACGCTGGACAGCCGATGAGGAAGTTCATGCAGACCTTCGTGCTCGCTCCGGAG GGTTCTGTGGCTAACAAGTTCTACGTGCACAACGACATTTTCCGTTACGAGGACGAGGTCTTTGGAGATTCCGAGGCCGAGCTCGACGAAG AGTCTGAAGAAGAAgctgaggaggagcaggaggagaggCGACCTTCTCCTGAGCCCATCCAGGACAGTCCCAACAGCAGCCCCTACTATGAGTCACACCCTGTGGC CAATGGTGTGGAGGAACCTCCAGAGGAACCTGCCCCGGAAGCAGAACCAGAACCTGAACCAGAGCAGAAGGTCGAGGAGCTAAAGCCTGAGATTGAGGAGAAGGTTcctgaggagctggaggagaaggCGCCCTCCCCTGTTCCTGTCGAGTCTCCACCCAATACCCAGGAGCCACCTAAG ACCTTCTCCTGGGCTTCAGTTACCAGTAAAAACCTACCGCCCAGTGGAACAGTCACTCCCTATGGAATATCGCCCCATGTTGTTAAAGCTCCAAGCTCACAG CCCAGGGTGGAGGCCAAGCAGGACTCGCCAGCTGCTCCGCTTAGAGTGCGGGACCAACGCACCAGAGAGAGGCCAGCCTTCATTTCACGAGGGCCCAGACCTG ATGGAGCGACATCTGAGCCACAGGTTGGGAAGCCTCCCTTCAGCTTTGTCAGCAAAG GAAGGGGAGAGTCGGAAGGGAGCGAAATGGACAGCAGACGGCCTGTTCGGTACCCCGATAGCCATCAGCTGTTTGTGGGCAAACCTGCCTCACGACATAGACGAGACGAGCTGAAAGAATTCTTCATGA ATTATGGGAACGTTGTTGAGCTGCGGATCAACACCAAAGGGGTTGGTGGCAAGCTGCCCAATTTCGGCTTTGTGGTCTTCGACGACTCTGACCCCGTGCAAAGGATCTTGGGGGCGAAG CCCATAATGTTCCGGGGAGAGGTGCGGCTGAACGTGGAGGAGAAGAAGACGCGAGCCATGCGGGAGCGGGAAACCCGGCCTGGTGGCGCCGACGATCGCAGAGACCTGCGGCGCAACGACCGGGGC CCCGGAGGCCCGCGGGGTGTCG